Below is a window of Drosophila nasuta strain 15112-1781.00 chromosome X, ASM2355853v1, whole genome shotgun sequence DNA.
gaaaatttctaAAACTAACTTTCACTTTATGTAGCGTGCGACACgtcacaattttattaattattttcaaaacagtGACTCCAGTGAAATTGAATCTTATACCCTCCGAAAGTACTCTCAATTCTCtctaaatcttaaaaaaacccccaaaaattgattttcattagcTAAAATCGTGCGAATGGTGGGATTTGCCCATATATACATggtacatatattaaaaaaaaagaagaagaagagattaaatatatactacacacacacacagacagagaagTGCCTGACACatttgtctgctgctgctttgttgttgttgttgttgttctttttgttgttgttgttgtctcacattttgatatttaatgtAGAAGCAAGCAGCAGAGTCGCTGCATAACGGCAAATACTCGTAATGCGggctaaaaacaaaagtgacGACGCTTCCTTTATTGCCTCCGACATATCCTCGCATTGTTTGTTGTGTCGTTGTTCGTCGCTTCGTCGCTTTGTCGCTCTGTCGCTGTGTTTGGTTGCTTTGGCCCCGTTGTCCTACTTTAAATGGTCTTTAGGTCGTCTGGGGTAAGAGAGCGCGCATTAAACTCTCTCCAATATAAATGCATATGCGTGTCCATGCATGCAcatctctctctgtgtgtgtgtgtgtgtgtgactttatttgttttctactctgtatgtgtgtgtgtgtgtgtgtgtgtgtgtgtgtttggccgCAGCTATTGCCAGCAAATCAGGCAAAGCATAATTGCATACAGCTCGTCTAAATAgcaattacacacacactcactctcttTACCTCGCTTTTCTTCTATTCTCTcatttcttcttctgcttctctctctctatcttcaaaattcaaaatataatttgaaatttctttaaactAGCTGCAAAATTAGCaaaagatataaaaataaaacgaattaatattaaagctgCGATATCATGAATTAGaaaaatttcattgaaaaatgattttaaatatacaaattgaatttgagttTTGTTGCCATAAggaacaaatttaaatatacagtaattttatcaattttctGAGATTTTTCAGAATTAGCATTCAAAGTTTCtataatgaattgaattgtaagatataaaaatctattataatgtcatttattaatttatgtgaCTTTTTATGTGtgccaaattttcaaaaaaaaattaatttttttttttaaattcattcatttaaatgatgccaaactttatttattttgaaattagttTAATGGCTATTtagtaatttgttttttttttttttaatttgagaatatttgttttacaaaacttaagaaataaatacttttatattataataattttgcaaacatatttcaattcGAAAAGTTCCTCAACATAAACGTATTTTGTTAAGCTATTTCTACTTTTTAGAGAGTTCTTCGctttaaaaacatttacacttaatacattttgtgagaaattatgaaaatgatttgaaatgttttttgttttcattttcgtattttcgtttttcttgtGGTTTGTTTTGTGTGATGTATTTCAAACACGTTTTAGAAAAATTATGGCGTCAGCTGCTgtgcaaaacataaacaaaagaaacgcataaaaacaaaaaaaaaaaaaactacagataaagaatgaatgaaaagaaaagagcagagaggaaaataaaaaactattattcgccgcattttgttgttgtttgtgtttgcggCGCTCATTTCGCTCAACTTgtccaaataaaataaatcttgaGTTTGAAATGATTATTTCTCCTCTAttcttctctccctctccccctctctttctatttattgttgtttttgttttggtttctttGTGAAAAGAATTCCGACCATTCCGATGTTGCGAGTCGAATCATTTCTGGTTCCACATAGAGAtctattaatataatttgatgCATTGCCTTCATCGTCATCTTCGGTCAGTCTTCttactcttcttcttcttattgttgttgttgtctttgttcGTTCGTATAAACGCTTCATATGGGGCTTAAGACCTTATGAAATATAGattgaaacaaaaagaaaaaaaaaaaaaaaaaaatgattgccAATTAGAAATCTCTTTCATCTTTTCCACAAATTTTGCTGTGACAAATCATTTTATtgaagaaaaacgaaaatcaaaaactGTTCTAtactttttctgcttttttctttctatttctttttaagtGTTTTCGAAAGCATCATTTGGATTAGTTCGGCTGTCAaagtttattacattttttaaataaaacatatttcgTTGGGATTAAAAAATTGCTTACTTAATAGCCGGCAATAAAagctatttaaatatgtatatattttgaaatttatggtTAAAAGTGCCataattaaaatcattaaactaataattgaaatacttgCTAGAACTGACCCGTCTATGAAATTTGATATGCAAAAgtgtgtttttggtttttgtggcTGCAGTTTTGGCTTTATGCCTGTATTTAATCTCTTTGAAGCACCCTCAACGGAAGCATAAAAAGTTGGCAAATTACGAGAGCTCTTCTTCTTCCAGCTTCCCTTAACAAACTTGATGGTGacatatgaaatttaaattcaatttcaaagaggggaaaaaaaaaaaaaaaaaaaaaaaaaaagatgaaatcATAAACATGAACTGAAAATTGCCTGAACATAATTACAATAGcaaatagagagagaaagagagagagagagagggatagatagagatagagatagagatagagatagagatagagatagagagagagagagagggaaagcgagagagagagacagacagagagatagatagatagagagagagagagagagagagagacagagatagagatagagagagagagagacagagatagagagagagagagaaagagagagagagagacagagagatagatagagagagagagagagagagagagagagagagagagagagagagagagagagagagagaaaagagagatagagagagagagagatagagagacagagagagagagagagagagagagagagagagagagagagagagagagagagagagagagagagagacagagatagagagagagagagagagagagatagtaTGTAagtacatactatataataataaattttaccATCAAGCTGGTCGTCTAATTGCGTGCGCCCTTCTCGATAAGTAACTTCGCGGTCGTCAAGTGGCCGGCACGAGTAGCCTCCATAAGAGGCGTACGTTTGTCCGCCGTCATGTGCTCCAAATTAGCGCCATGAGAGAGGAGCAGACTAGCCGCAACGGTGTGTCCTTTCTTACACGCAATCATGAGCGCCGTGTCTCCATTTTCCATCTCTGCATCCACAGTCGCATCGTTATCCAATAGCAATACCACCATTCTCTGGTCCCCCTTGCCAGCTGCCATCATTAAATATGTGTTGCCATTTGAAATGGTCCCATTAATGTTGCCGCCGGCCTCAATGAGCAAAGTGGTAACGTCAAGGTGACTATTGGATATTGCGCATTCCAGCGGCGATGGCAGTGGAAAGGTGGAACTATTGACTTCCGCTCCCTTGTCTAATAATATCTCCGCTACTGCCACTTGGCCACCTTTTGAAGCCGCTGAAAGAGCGAAGTTCAAATCATCAGCGCCAGCATCCAGTAGGAGATACACCAAATCGAGATGACCCTTGTAACTAGCCACTGATAATGCACTCTCGTTGTGCTCATTGGAGCGGGTGTTGACACTTGCTCCATGCTCGAGAAGTACCTATGAGAGAGACATTAAACATTAGATTAATCAGCAGATTAAAGTGTGAAAGTAGTTTATACATTCTCTATACTGCCTATGACTCGATACTAACCATGGCTACTTCCACATGCCCGCCACATGCGGCCTTCATCAGCGGTGTATGTCCAACCACATTGTGCTCATTCAAACTAGCGCCATGGCTTAGCAGTACATTTACCACTTCAAGATAACCGCCCGCGCTGGCAACCATGAGCGCCGTTTCCCCATTGTCACATTTTTGATTCACGTTAAAGTTGCTCCGGAGCATCAGTACGACAATATCCAAATGACCGAAAGCAGCCGCTTCAATTAGCGCTGGtcgatttatttgattttgaattggaaacatttttaagaaaatttttgTCAGCGCAGCAAAATGAAACACAATTGTGAGAAATATTTGACAACCGAGAATAGTGACGGATCGAGAAAAGTGATGACTCGATCGATATGATAcatactactgtgggcaaaaagtaaggtgaattttcaatttaaacttcgcGGGCCTAACAATTCGGcctaattctttttttcttaagtTGGCAAGACTGTTAATGGCATCTGGgccaaatttcatttgaatgtcattatcagaaatatatttacgctTGTGTTTTCCAAACGACCAAGAgtgcatttttcgattttttacaATGTCTGAATGAGAAGtgccatcaaattttgtttgctgaatGAAATTTCGGCTGCGGAAACGCCGAGTATGTTGCGAAAGACCTTTGGTGATTCTACCgtgtcacaaaaaaaatgtttttaagtgGTACAAAGACATCAAAGAGGGTCGAGAAAGTGTTGATGACTTGGAGCGCTCCGGACGACAATCGACGTCAACACATGACCAACACGTCAACAAAGTGGAGGCAAAAATCGTCGGTTGACTATTAGAGACCTTACTGATATGATCGGAATATCAGAAAGATCTgtgaaaaccattttgaaaGACCATTTGGGCCTACGAAAAGTCAAATCTCGTTTGGTACCAAAAACGACCAATTTCTGTACACGTTTTTCTTGACCATTTCGCAAAAAATTCGACGCATATCGTTCCAAGACCACTGTATTCGCCTGATTTGGCTCCGTGTGACTTCTGACTATTCCCAAAACTGAAGAGACCACTTCGGGGAATGCGTTTCGAGTCGATTGAGGAGATAAAAGCTAAATCGAAGAAGGCACTGATGGCTATACCGAAAAGGGactatttggcatatttcgaGGATAGGAAAAAGTGTGCATAAGTGTATTTTATCGGGAGGGATCACTTTGAAGGGAATGATATTGATttagaagaataaataaagatttttcattttacaaacaaattcaccttactttttgcccacagtagtattaatcgattaatttgtttcaattagcGATTTAATTGTCTCGAAAAATGGCTTTCGATTTATTGAATCATTAATCGATTATAagtacgtatacgtatacgcctctggcttcttctgcttctttgTATTCTATTTTGATCATGTAAAGTCTTGTTTGCgttcatatatacatatgtactatatgttgaATGGAAGAAAAACTGTGATGTACATTTACATATGATTTCGTGGTATAATATACCAGGTATCAGATGTAAATAAACTTCATTGGTCATTTGGTCGTCCTACATATGGGCAAATCCCAGAAACAGTCCACCAGCGACCAATTTTTAAACAtcacattttgtaatttttctttatatgaAACATTAAAGTAGATAtcgaattttaagaatttaaagtaaaagaaaTTTCGATCATTATAAATGCACAAATTTGTATCAAacccaattttatttatacaagtaattttcataattttacttaaattcgtgctctgcgcacaccttcaaatccgTATTGTATATTCTTCACAATtttttgcctctgcttgggctcacATACAAATCAAATGTAAATCACGTTGAAATAATTGTGAAGCACATTTaggaatataataaataatgtttagttcaaatttaaagatttttgtCTTATGTTAATGTCAGCGGAAAAAGTGGAAAAAGGCTTTGttaaaaatctataaacattattaagaCCAAACGATCGGGTTTTTTTCTTCTAATATTCTTAACTTTCTTTAGGATATTAACTTTCATTGGGTTTATTTTGCAGAATTCGCAAAAAATTgcgtttgaaatgaaaatttctaAAACTAACTTTCACTTTATGTAGCGTGCGACACgtcacaattttattaattattttcaaaacagtGACTCCAGTGAAATTGAATCTTATACCCTCCGAAAGTACTCTCAATTCTCtctaaatcttaaaaaaaaaacccccaaaaaattgattttcattagcTAAAATCGTGCGAATGGTGGGATTTGCCCATATATACATggtacatatattaaaaaaaagaagaagaagagattaaatatatactacacacacacacagacagagaagTGCCTGACACatttgtctgctgctgctttgttgttgttgttgttgttctttttgttgttgttgttgtctcacattttgatatttaatgtAGAAGCAAGCAGCAGAGTCGCTGCATAACGGCAAATACTCGTAATGCGggctaaaaacaaaagtgacGACGCTTCCTTTATTGCCTCCGACATATCCTCGCATTGTTTGTTGTGTCGTTGTTCGTCGCTTCGTCGCTTTGTCGCTCTGTCGCTGTGTTTGGTTGCTTTGGCCCCGTTGTCCTACTTTAAATGGTCTTTAGGTCGTCTGGGGTAAGAGAGCGCGCATTAAACTCTCTCCAATATAAATGCATATGCGTGTCCATGCATGCAcatctctctgtgtgtgtgtgtgtgtgtgtgtgtgactttatttgttttctactctgtatgtgtgtgtgtgtgtgtgtgtgtgtgtttggccgCAGCTATTGCCAGCAAATCAGGCAAAGCATAATTGCATACAGCTCGTCTAAATAGCAattacacacactctcactctctttacCTCGGTCTTCTTCCATTCTCTCACTTCTTCTGCttttctctatctctatttCGCTCTCACTCCttcaataaaccaaaaagcaaaaaaagtaaCCGCAACATCAACGTCAACTGCTGCAAAGCTTTTGACGAAGAAGCAGAAAAGAAGGAATTGGGggaagcaataacaacagcaacaacaacaacgtcacaTAACGAAACGATGCGCTAACTTGCTTAAAGTGCATTCTAACAACCGTTTGAAAGAGCaagacagcgagagagagatagacgCGAAGAGAAAAAGCAGAAGACAATGTTGAAGAAGAGGTCACCAATAGGTGCTACGAAAAGTGGTCTAgtcagtgttgttgttgttaacgtcatcgttcttgttgttgttctagttgttgttgttgttgtcgtcatcgttgttgttgttcttgttcttgttgttactGTAAGTTGTTCGTAAATGTTGTAATAACATAAAACTGGCGGAGTCTTTCTTGCCTGTTACTTTGTCATgtctccaaaaaaaaaaaaaaaagagataaaaagaaaaggacAAACTGAAAGAACTGAGAAACTGAGAAAGAGGGCGTTCTTTGATAATACCCATAATAAGTTAGACCCAATTTACACTTTCCTCTCTGCGCTCGAAACGTGTcacaaaaaatgtttgcaactCGCAATATTTTCTCGCTACATCTCGTTATATCATCATCACTGTTTGCCACTGCATTTCTTctgaaaatatgttaaatttgaatttaatttaaatacagaATTTGGTTCTTTTGAAAAACTTCTGAAAATTCATGTGAAACATTTAATAGAAATGCAAAATTGGCtcctttaaaatgtattttcaattgtggattatttttaatttaagatacatcattaaaagtatttcttagtaatgagattttgtttttttttttttgtttttattttttgtaattcttGTTTAGtcaattttctatttaaaatttaatgaattttgaGTATGTTAATGTTAAAGTCGTTTTTAacggtatatatttttattccgTTGATCAGTTCTTGATATTCGATCTAAACCAAATTTCCATTCAACAGATCTTAAAAATTAGTTATTAGTTCATTTATCagtaaaataccaaataatggTTTCagtgttaattttttttttatttgaataaatacaacataaaaatttaacacaattataatttattagaaaatacGTATAGATAATGCTTATAATTTAAGTTTACTGCtatgaaatgtaaaattttaaaaatataatttactattttatcgaatatttcaattatgttTTCTATATAAACGCCAATAAGTGAGTTTTCTCAATAATAACATTAAACATCTtttatttgtacaattttgTATTGATATTATAGTCTAATTATTGGGGAATACAATTTTTGAGAAGTAATATTCATTCGactaattttattatgtttatattcaagtcatattttaattattttcagttttaattgttatatattctaattctCATAAATTGATGTGCCaattttttctataaatttatccCATCTTTTGTAATAGGTTTATAAAATGtgctgcaaataaaatgttgtcgGAAACATTAAATAAGCTCATTGAGAGTTtatcgatttatttatttgatactATTTTCATCTTTTGCAAATCACTTTAATTGATTGAGCTGCAAAAGTTGGTCCAATCGATGAAATGAAGTCggaataattgaataattcatGGATTATAAATAGAAGTAGTAGACTCATATAATTGTCGACTAATGTGATTTGAATAGGAGACGAacattaaatatgtaatagTCTGAGACGATTATAATTCGTGGTCTTTGGAATATGCAAATCGTTTGAAGTTAGTCGAggaaatttaattactttggTTCAATACATGGCCAGCAGCAAATAGAGAAATCATAACCACTTAAGTCTGGGTAAAAAGTTCAGGCAGTTTGCCAaacttctctctttctctgtctctctctggaGAATTTCTTTTGTGTTCGGCATTACACAATATATTTGATGTTATGGCATGACTTTTAATACAACGCGGCCAAAAACATAGTGACCGACATTCCTCAACTACAActtcgtcatcgtcatcgtcatcgtcatcgttctgtcatcgtcatcgtcatcgtcatcgtcatcgtcatcgccatcgtcattTTCATGCCTTTTGTCTTTGTGTTTGTCTCGAGAACGAAAGCGGCCCGGAAATGTTCGGTCCCTTATATGCGAGGTGTGCCTCATTATGCATATAAGTTTCCTCATTCTTTTCCCTCGCCTTCTTCTTTATAGTTTGCTCCCTTTAAAAGGTTgcacataaacaaaattgagaAGTATGAgcgtatatgtatatgaagcCTCTCTATATCtactatctctttctctttgcttGTCTACTTCTCTTTCTTGTTTATAGTTTGTTGCTCCCTTTAAAGGTTGAGctatatactactacatacatgtatatgAAGCCACtctctatagtatatatacatatttttctatatCTCTGCTTGCTCTCTTTCGCGCTGTCTCAATAAATTTGGGTTCTTCTTTTCGTAACGTTTCGAATTTTCATTGTctattagtgtgtgtgtgtgtgttaaataGCAATCTTATTGCTGCACTTGTATTTGTTGCAAAAGTAGGACATTCAGCTGCAGGTAGCAAAGAGAGAGTAagacagaaagaaagagagagagagagagagagagaatgtgGCGTGCATAGGCGACGCGACGGCACGAAATGTGCAACACAAAAGTTTCGCCATTATTGGCTTATGAGGTGAAATTTATTGCAGCATAACTCAATGCGCTTCTCCGCCTTGCCACCTTGCCACCTTGCCACCtccttgccacatgccacctATTGGAAGCGTTGGCTGAGAAACTTTTCAGCGCATATTGTGGCAAGCGTCGAATGACGGGCTGATTAACTTTTAAAACGCCAACTTTggccaaaccaaaaaaataataataataataataatattaattttgcgaAAATATCTTTCTTATATGCGGAATTTAATAAGCACAGAGCATATATCAATTCGATTTTTAGAAGCAACAGAAAACTTTTGACAAAACTTTTAAAGTTGCTTTAGGCAgattaattagaaaataatttggAGTATTtagaaaaacataaattaaaaattgacaTAAAGAATTtaagtgaattttttattcatattaattaatatttttttattaatttaaagttaaatctCGACTTATAAATTAAGATTTGACAATTATAAagacatttatttcaataatcgatttagtatttatattatatttcataaatttagtAAATCTATTGGAATTATATTGAGTACAAGCAAGTAAGAGGTCATTAGctctatttttataataaatcaGCAATAATTTATCATACATCATTatctataattttaaaatttaactatTAAGTGAAggaattaaatttgtattaaaagcGACACTGTCAATCTCAATTGAATTAGCTTCACATCATTGTGCTATccttttctttcatttgcatttcataaataacATGCTTACATGCATATGGATGTACATATATCCCTTTCATTTGCACTTGCCGAGTGCAGTTTGCCAAGTACCGCAACTTTACgccttctcttctctcttcgcagttgttgttttgagTTCAACTTCAGCTGATCGGAACAACCCCTTAATCTGTGTCTTCTTCTTTGATTTTGTCTTTACAGaggcgctgttgttgttgcgttttgTAACatg
It encodes the following:
- the LOC132796010 gene encoding ankyrin repeat and KH domain-containing protein 1-like, whose product is MLRSNFNVNQKCDNGETALMVASAGGYLEVVNVLLSHGASLNEHNVVGHTPLMKAACGGHVEVAMVLLEHGASVNTRSNEHNESALSVASYKGHLDLVYLLLDAGADDLNFALSAASKGGQVAVAEILLDKGAEVNSSTFPLPSPLECAISNSHLDVTTLLIEAGGNINGTISNGNTYLMMAAGKGDQRMVVLLLDNDATVDAEMENGDTALMIACKKGHTVAASLLLSHGANLEHMTADKRTPLMEATRAGHLTTAKLLIEKGARN